ATTTCAGGAATTCATAACCCTTCTTCTGAGAGGAAACCATGGCACGTATGAAAACAGGTCATACGGTTGATTTTCGGCCCGCAAGCCTGGCCGACATTGAAACCGTTGAGGTCACAGCCGACCTTCTGATCATAGGCGGCGGCAACGCCGGGTGCTTTGTGGCCACCGAAGCCGCACGGCTCAACCCGCAAATAAAAACCGTCATTGTGGAAAAAGCGGATATTATGCGCTCTGGAGCCTGCTCCGCAGGAATGGACGCCATCAACACCTACATCCCCGAAGGCAAGACGCCCGAGGATCTCGTTCGCTGGAGTCGCTCGCAGGTGGGCGGCGGCCCCTTGCGTGAAGATCTGGCGCTCTCCAATGCTGAAGAGCTTAATGAATGCGTGGATGATCTTGAACGCTGGGGCCTCCCCATCCTGCGGGACGAAGACGGAAAGATTCGCTATCGCGGCAAGTGGGACATCTCCATCCACGGTGAGCAACTGAAGCCCATCATGGCTGAAAAGGCTCTTGAAAGCGGCGCTGACGTCTACAACCGGGTAGCGGCCACAAGCCTGCTGATGCAGGATGGCCGCTGCGTGGGAGCCACTGGCTTTGGCGTTCGCGACGGCAGGTTTTATGTTTTCCGCGCCAAGGCCACGGTTGTCAGCACAGGCGGCGCAGGCACGCTTTACAAATCCTACACTGCAGACTCCACAGACAGCGGTTCGCAGATATGGATGTGTCCTTACTGCGTCGGATCAGGCTATGCTATGGGTTTCAGGCAGGGTGCCGAGCTCACGAGCCTTGAGCAACGCTGGGTCGCCACACGCACCAAGGATTTTTGCGGCCCCGTGGACACCATTTCCGTGGGCTATGGCGCGCCCATCATCAACTCGCACGGCGAGCGCGTCATGAGCCGTTACGCAAGCCTGGGCGGCGACGCGGCACCCCGGTACATCCGCGCCAACGCCCCCATGGAAGAATGGCTCGCCGGACGCGGCCCCTGCTACTGCGACACCACCCACATGACGCCTGAAAAAACCAAGGCCATGATGGAAGACTACCTGAACGAACGCCCTTCATTTGTGCTCTTTCTCGCCAGCCGGGGGCAGGACCCCAGCAAGGAACCCATCGAAATTTTCGGTTCCGACCCCTACATCCTTGGCGGTCACACCGGGGGCGGCTACTGGGTAGACATGGAGCGCATGACCACCCTGCCCGGCCTGTTCGCGGCGGGTGAAACCGCAGGCGGTAACCCCAACAAGTTTGTGGGCGGTTGCTGCGCCGAAGGAAAACTGGCCGCGCGCGGAGCCCTGGCCTTTATGGCTGCCGTGGACGCGCCAGCCCCTGACGCAGCGCAGATTGAGCGCGAAAAAGAACGGGTCTATGCCCCGCTGCTGACGCGTGAAGCCGAAGGCATTCGTCCGGTGGAAATGAAGGAACGCCTGCAAAGGCTCATGGACGAATATGCTGGCGGCTCCAGCCAGTTTTACCGCACCAACGAGCAACAACTGGACTACGCCCTCAGGCATATCAAGATGCTGCAAAGCCAGTTCTGCCATCTGCGCGCGCAGGATCTGCACGAACTGATGCAGGCCAGCGAAACCATGGACCGTGTGGATGTGGCCGAAGCCGTGGTGCATCACCTCAAGGCCCGCAGGGAAACTCGCTGGGCTGGCTGGCAGACACGATCGGACTACCCGGAACGTGATGACGCCAACTTCGACTGCTTTGTGGAATCACGCCGGGATGCAGACACCGGAGAAATAGTCACATTTACCCGTCCCTACGAGCAACTGCTGCCTGGCGACAGGTACAAGCCCTAATGCAGGAGAACGAACATGCCGCCAAAAATTGACGTACATAAATGCAATGGCTGTAAAGGGCGCGAAGAAACCCATTGCGAAGAGGCGTGCCCCGGCAACCTCATGGCCCTTGATCAGGGCACCGGCAAGGCTTTTCTGCGCAACCCCCGCGACTGCTGGGACTGCATGTCCTGCATCAAGGCTTGCCCATCCGGCGCGCTTGAAATCAAGATGCCCTATCAGCTCGGCTACTTCAAAGCTTCATTGAAACCCATAATGGGGTCCAACTTCATTATCTGGAAATGCCGCGACATCTATGGGCAGGAACAGACCTACCGTTACGTGAACCGACTGGACAAGGCCTAAAACGGATATTACTTCAACCTACGCCCGCCGCATCTGCCGAACGGCGGGCGTAACCTCTTTCCACCGCGAACTCCATGCTCCGCGGTGGAAAGGGAAGGGCCTTGGGTCACAGGAGTTTCGACCTTGCGGCCCAGGCTATAACAAAAGTGGTTGCAGCAAGGATCACGGTATGAACACATTCTGGCACCTCGAAAAAGAAGATTTTTTCAGAGGGATTGACGATGTAAAAAGCATTTTTTTGGAAAACGCCCACCGTCTGGAATTGCCCAAGAACGAAACCGTTTTTTTGGAGGGTGATGCCGGAGATACGTGTTTTTATATTGAATCCGGCCTGGTTCGCATCTTTGGTACGGCTGGTTTTGGCAAAGAGATGACATTTTCCTTGCGTATGCGGGGGGAATTTTTTGGCCTTTCGGAAGTGCTGAACAGTTCTCCGCGCAAGGCAGGCGCGCAAACTGCAAGTCCTTCTGTGCTGTATTCCATCGGCCAGCAAAGCTTTGAAACCCTGCTGCGTGATCATTATCCGCTGGCACGTCGCGTCATTACCTTGCTGGGGCGCAGGTTGCGCTATATGGGCGATATGGTGCGCAGACAAAATGATGACGTGGCCAACCGCCTGGCAAGCCTGCTTATTTCACTGGCCTACGACACGCTGCGCACCACCGAAGACTGGGACAAGCCCTGTGAAATCCCACTGAACATTCCTCAGGAACAGATGGCCTCCATGGTAGGTTCGACTCAGCCCACGGTAAGCGCCACCTTGCAGCGCTTTCGCATGGACGGTCTTATCGTGGGCAACGGCAGAAAGATTGTGCTGCTCAACCCCATTGAGATGATCTACAGGCTTGACCACAATCTTCTTTGATCTCCGGCCAATCTTCTCGCGCCGATCCACCCATTTTTCAAAGTAATATAGCATGTTGACTTTTTATAAAGTCAAATGATCCTACGTCGCACGCACGTTTCGTGCTGCGCAACATGGCGTGTCTTCTACCAAAATCGCCCTTCCAGAAAAATGATGAATTGAAATTTGAAGCATTTCAATAACAATCTGATTTAAAAAGCTATTTTCTATAAACCCAGCCTGTTGCCTTCTCCAAACCCATCCATCCGGCCTCTTTTTTGTCACCGTGTGGCAGTTATTCCTCACGGGACAAAATCAGCTCGCAGCGCTGCCAGAGGTTGCGCCAGGGCTGCATTTCCTGCTACACAGCCAGTATCTCGCGATTTTCTTTCCATTAAATTCTGAGCGGTACAGGGAGACGACTATGCAGCATGTTTTTTTCAGCAGCTTTCTAGGCAAATCGCCACTCTGGTACAAATATACGGTGCTGGCCTTTCTGGTGGCCAACCCTGTTCTCAATATTGTAGTCGGCCCATTTCTAACGGGCTGGCTGCTGCTGCTCCAGTTTATCTTTATTCTTTCGCTGGCGCTGAAGTGCTACCCCATTCCCGCAGGCGGTCTGCTGGCCCTGGAGGCCATCATCATCGGCATGACCACGCCCGACGCCGTATACAAGGAAGTGGCCACCAACCTGCCCACGCTGCTTTTGCTCATCTTTATGGTGGCGGGCATCTACTATCTGAAAGACGTGGTTTTTGTCGTTTTTACCCGGTTGTTTATCGCCATCCGGAAAAAACACTGGCTGTCACTGGCATTCTGCATTGCCAGCGCCACGCTTTCCGCCTTTCTGGACGCCCTGACACTCATGGCCATCATTATTGCCGTCTGCTTCAATTTTTACGCCATTTTTCGCAAGGTGGCCGGAGCCTTTACCCCCACCAACGGCAAAGAAGCCCCGGAAGTTGAAGAATTCTGCGGTTTTTTGCGCAACATCATCATGCACGGCGCTCTGGGGACAGCCCTTGGCGGCACCATGACCATTGTGGGCGAACCGCAAAACCTCATGATCGGCACCATGATGAATTGGTCATTCGCGGAATTTTTTATGCACAACGCCGTCATCGCCGTGCCTGTGGCCATTGTGGGCTTTACCCTCTGCCCCCTGCTTGAAATCTTTCGCTTTCCCGGTTTCGGATACCAGCTGCCGGAGCCCATCCGCGAGCTTATTGTCAAGGACGCCGCCAAAAAAGCGCGCCAGCTTTCAGACCAGACGCGCTTTCTTCACATCACCCAATGCGTGGTGGGCATACTGCTGATTTTGGCCCTGGCCCTTCACGTGGCCGAAATCGGCCTGCTCGGCCTCACGCTGATCATCCTGCTTTCGGCCATGACGGGCAAAACCAAGGAGCACGACTTTTCCGAGGCCTTCAACAACGCCATGCCCTTTGTCTGCCTTATCATCATCTTTTTTGGCATTCTTTCGGTGGTGCATGACCAGCATCTGGTGACGCCGCTTGTGGAATGGGTCTTCCAGTTCCAGGGCAAACCCCAGTTGCTGGCGCTGTATCTGGTCAACGGCACACTGTCGTTCGTCAGCGACAACGTCTTCATCGCCTCTGTCTTTATTACTGAAATGGACAAAGCCCATACGGCTGGCCTGTTCTCCAGCGAGTGGTACGATAAAATCGCCGTGGTGGTGAATATGGGCACCAACATTCCCGCTGTGGCGACGCCCAACGGCCAGGCGGCTTTTCTCTTTTTGCTCACGTCTTCGCTGGCTCCGCTCATCAAGCTCTCGTACATGCGGATGGTCAAACTGGCCTTTCCCTATACCGTGACCATGACTGCCACCGGAGCCATTTGCATCTACTTTTTCCTGTAGCCGCCCGATCCTGGCCCAGATATGTGGAGAACATACCGATGAATATACAGTTTATGTCCGCCAAGCTGCTTGTGGTCTTTGGCGAATGCGGCTGCGGCATGGCCATCGTTGACGCCTCCAAGGAAGGAGGCGCACGCGGCGGCACGAGGCTTCACGGCCGCTGTCTGGATGAAGACGGTTGCGGCTGCGGCTCATGCCCCGGTTGCGTTGATCAGGACATTATCCTCATTCTCATGCAGGATGAGGCTGAAAGCGTTATTACGGCCGTTGTGGAAGGGGTTTTGAAAAACCCCCAATGTCGTGCGGGCGCAGCCATAGTGCTGGACGTGCCCAAGGCCATGCTGCGCGCCAGCCAGACAGCCAGCAACGAGCCTTTATTACATACCATCGAGGGAGAAGACATGAAATCCGGCTACACCATGATATGCAGCATTATCAATTACGGACAGGCTGAAGAGCTCATGGCGGTGGCCCGGCAGGCCGGAGCGCGTGGCGGCACCATACTGGGGGCCAGAGGAACGGGTACTGAAGAAGACGTGAAATTCTTCGGCATCAGCCTGACGCCTGAAAAGGAATTTCTTCTCATCATAAGTGAGAACGCCGCGACAGACGCCATTTTACAGGCGCTTGGCAGCCAGCCGGTCTTCAGCGAGCCGGGGGGCGGCATTGTCTTTACCGCCAGCATTGAGCGCTACATATCCCTCAATGCCTGATGCCGCCAAGGGCTCTGCGCCCCGGGGCGCGAGAGCTTTCTGGTTGCGCCATTGCCCCCGGTGCGCAGCATAAAAGCCTTATAACGAACTGGTGTTAGAAGAAAACAGAGGCCGGAGCGGCATAGCCGCTCCGGCCTTTAAAAACCGGCTCCGCATCCCGCCAGAGCAATTTCAAAGTGAATCTGCTCTTGCGGCGGCGTGAGAGGAATCAGTCGTAAGGACGTCAGGCTGTTTGCCTGCCATGATTGTCCACCCCGATTGGCCATCGCGCCGGGGTTTGCCGACCCTGTTACACGCCCAAACGGGCGTGTCTGCAACGCTGCTTTGCCCTAGAGGGCTGCCACGGTCCAAAGGGCTTCCACGTCCAGGCCCGCCAGATGCCTGCGCAGCATGTCCAGCGCGTGGCTTGAAGCCAGACGCCGCGTCCATTCCCGCCCAAGGTAGCGCCCATGCGGACGCAGTTCACGCAGCCATACATCCTGGCCATGGCTCAGCGCCACATATACCAGACCCACAGGCTTGCTCTCGGTGCCGCCGCCGGGCCCGGCCACGCCGGTTATGCCAAGGCCGTAATCCGCCCCATAGCGCTCGCGCACGCCTGCGGCCATGCTGCGGGCCACTTCCGGGCTTACGGCCCCGTGCCGCTCCAGCAGTTCTTCAGGCACGCCCAAAAGCCTGGTCTTGGCTTCATTGGCGTAGGTGATCAGGCCGTAGCCGAAAACTTCCGAAGAACCGGGCTGATCAGTGATACGCTTGGCCAGCAGCCCGCCGGTGCAGGATTCCGCCGTGGCCAGACTTTGCCCGCGCAGACGCAGCCCCTCCACCACCACGGCCTCCAGGCCCGTCACATTGACGCCATAGACCACATCGCCCAGACGGGCGCGCACCTCGTTGACCACTGGCATGGCCAGGGCTTCGGCAGCCTCGGCGCTCGCCGCCTTGGCCGTCACCCGCACGAACATTTCCGCGTCCCCGGCATAGGGGGCGGCCGTGGGGTTGACGCCTTCGGTCAGGTCGGCAATGCGCAAGGCCGCCGTGCCCTCGCCAATACCAAAGGTGCGCACCATGAAGGACGCTATGACCGAATCCGTCATGTTCTGCAAAAAGGGCACGACGCTGTTTTCGAGCATGGGCAGAAGCTCGGACGGTGGCCCCGGCAGCAGGATGACCCATTGCCCGCAGCCCGCTGGCACGGCGCAGCCGGGGGCAGTGCCCGCGTCATTGGGAAAGGCCACGGAACCGCGCGGCAGGTAGGCCTGCTTGAGCTGATTGGCCGATATGGGGCGGTCGCCAAAATAGTCGCGCAGGCGGCGCAGGCTGTCCGCATCTTCTTCAAGGGGGCACCCCGTGACCTGCGCCACGGTTTCCTTGGTCATATCGTCATCTGTGGGGCCAAGGCCGCCGGTGGTTATGATGATCTGCGCGCGCCCTAGTGCCTCGCGCAGCGCGGATTCAAGCCGTCCGCCATTATCCCCCACCGTGTGCACCTGCAAAAGATCCAGACCCAGCGCTGAAAGCGCCTTGGCCACGTGGGCGGCGTCGGTGTTGACAGTATGTCCCAGCAGAAGTTCCGTACCCACTGAAATGATTTCCGCCCTCATGCGGCCTCCTTGCGTCCTTAGAGCAGATTAACTTTGAAATGCTACACATTTCAAAGTTTTCATTCAGCCGAAAAATATAATTTTCGGCTGAACCCACGCCACGTTGTGGCGCGCTGCACTTTCGTGCAGCCTTAGAGCATTTACACTTTTTCAAAGTTAACATGCTCTAAAGCCTTGCCGCCCCGGAAGGAGGCAGGAAGATCACGATAGCGCTTGCCCGCACGCCATGCAACAGGGCTTGCGCCTTGGCAGACGGTGTTGACGCCACAAAATTTGCCCGCATGCCACGCAACTGCGCCTCAGGCTGACGCGTCCTGGCCCGAAGCCCTGGTCCATATCCTGCCGTATCCTGCCGTATTCTGGTCCGAAACCTGGTCCGAAACCTGGCCCGAAAACTGACCCGAACCCTTGCGCTCGGCTATTTTTTGACAAAAAGCCAGAGGGCTTGTACTGCCCATAGCCAGGTGTTGACAAAGGGAATCGCTTGCGACATGCTATTACATAGCAAATCAATAAGTAATACACGCACGGCACAGTACGCCGATATAAAACAAGAAATCGAGCGACCACCGCAAAGGGGAACCACAATGAATCATGAAAAAGGCTTGCGGTTTGAAACCCTGCAAGTACACGCCGGGCAGGAGAAGCCAGACGCAGCCAGCGGTTCACGGGCCGTGCCCATTTACCAGACGACCTCCTACGTGTTTGACGACTGTGCCCACGCCGAGGCCCGTTTCAACCTGACCGACCCCGGCAACATTTACAGCCGTTTGACCAATCCCACGCAGGACGCGCTGGAACAAAGGGTGGCGGCCCTTGAAGGAGGCGTGGGAGCTCTTGCCACCGCCAGCGGTGCGGCCGCCGTGAGCTACGCTCTGCAAAATCTCGCCAGCGCCGGGGACCACATTGTTGCCGCCAAAACCCTGTACGGCGGCACCTACAATTTGCTTGCCCATACGCTCAAGACCTGGGGCATTGAGACGACCTTTGTGGATCCCGCCCAGATTGATTCCTTTGAACAGGCCATCACGCCCAAGACCCGCGCCCTTTTTGTGGAGAGCATGGGCAATCCCCATAGCAACATTGTGGATATGGAAGCGCTGGCAGCCCTGGCCCACCGTCACGGCATCCCCCTGGTGGTGGACAACACCTTTGCGACCCCCTGGCTTATGCGCCCCATTGAATACGGCGCGGACATCGTCGTGCATTCCGCCACAAAATTCATGGGCGGACACGGCGCCGCCCTTGGCGGCGTCATCGTGGACAGCGGCCGCTTTGACTGGGCCGCGTCCGGCAAGTTTTCCCACCTGAGTGAGCCAGATCCGAGCTATCACGGCCTGAGCTTCACCAAGGCCGTCGGGGCGGCGGCCTACATAGTGCGGGCTCGGGCCATCCTGTTGCGCGATCTTGGCGCGACAATGGCCCCCCTGCACGCTTTTTTGATCCTTCAGGGACTTGAAACACTGTCGTTGCGCGTGGAACGCCATGTGCAGAACGCCCTGACCGTGGTGCGCCATCTGGACAATCACCCCAAGGTGCAGACCGTCAATCACCCGAGCCTGCCCCACAGCCCCAGCCACGCTCTGTACGAGCGCTACTTCCCCAACGGGGGCGGCAGCATCTTCACCATTGAGGTCAAGGGCGGCGCGGCCGAAGCCAGAGCCTTTATTGACAAGCTGCGCATCTTCTCGCTGCTGGCCAACGTGGCTGACGCCAAATCGCTGGTGATCCACCCCGCGTCCACCACGCACTCGCAAATGACCGAAGAAGAACTGGCAGTTACGGGAATCTGGCCCAATACCGTGCGCCTCTCCATAGGCATCGAACACATTGACGACATCCTGGCTGACCTGGATCAGGCATTGGCCTCCCTGTAAGCATTGAACAAAGCCTCCTCACAAAAGCTCCCATGCCGCGCGTGGGAGCTTTTTGCGTTTGCGCGATACTCTGGCGTTCTGGCCTGTTCCCATGCCACGCAGCATGGATTTTTTCCGCGCCGAGCCGTAAGCGGGCTTTCTTGCTGCGATATATCGGTTTTACGTAAAAAAATCGCTACCTCGTGCGGGCCACGCCAAAATCCATTGTATTTTACAGGGGCATTGCATAGAGTGCCTGAGGCGGCGTCACGCCGCGCGGGCAAAATGTTTTCCCGCAGGCGCGGCGCGCCGCAGCGTATACTGCGCACCCCTTTGAGGAGAATTTTCATGCTGAAAAAGTTTGTGGCCTTTGTGTTTGTCATGCTTCTGGCCATGCCAGCTCTGGCGGAAGAGCTGAACACCAAATATTTTACTGTCTCTGTTCCCGAAGGATGGAAGGCCGTCATGCCTCCCACCGAAAAGCAGGGCACCACCAGCGCCATTTTCGCCAACTCCGCCGGGGATGCCTCGGTGACGCTTGTGATCAGCCCCAACGGCGGCGCGGATACCAAAACCATCGCAGAGATGTTTGCCAAACAGTTCAAGGCCCCCAAGCCGCCTGTTGAAAAGGGCGGTCAGTATACCTTCACCTTTGCGCAGCAGGACATCACAAGCCAGGCATGGGTCGCCTCGCAGGGCGACGTGTTCATGCTTACGGTCATGGCTGGCGACCGCAAATCTGCTGCGGCCTTTGTAAAAAAATACGTTAAAAGCGCCGATTTTCCGGCATTGCTGCCCAAATAAGTTTTCGTCTGTTTTGACGAAAAAGCGGCCATGTCATCAGCGACATGGCCGTTTTTCATTTGGCACACAAGCGTCCACAGACGGCGCCACCTGCCATGGCGGTATACGTCGTGGCAGGATACGTCGTGGCAACAAATGCTCTTGCTTTCCAAAGTGCCTGCCGCAAAAGCGCAGACGCCCACCTCAAAACATCTGCGGACACCTGTTATGACAGCGACATAGGACCAGCGCATCCAGGTGGACGCCCACAATGTTCTTGCTACTTTTTATTTTTTTGTGCTACATACGCCACACGCGGCATGACGCCGTCAAACATTGCCACGGCCATAAAATTCAACGGAAGGATGCGATTATGTGGAAGTTCTGTTGCGCGTGCATGGCGCTTGCGCTTTTTTGGGGAACCCAGGCTCAGGCCCATTTTGGCATGGTCATTCCTTCCACCCCCACAGTCACGGACAAAAAAGAATCTCCGCTCAAACTGGACATAGCCTTTGCCCATCCTATGGAACTGCAAGGCATGCCCATGGCGGAACCCAAGGCATTCACCGTCACCCATGACGGCACGACCGAGGACATCAAAAGCCTGCTCAATCCCGCCACCATTCTGGGCAACAAAGCCTGGACAGCCGCATACGCCATCAAAAAGCCCGGCGTCTATCAGTTCGCTGTTGAGCCGCAGCCCTATTTTGAACCCGCCGAGGACTGCTTCATCCTCCACTATACCAAGACCGTGGTCGCCGCTTTTGGCGAAGAGGAAAACTGGGGGCAGCCGCTGGGCCTCAAGACCGAAATCGTTCCCCTGACGCGGCCTTTCGGCAACTACTCCGGCAATGTTTTTCAGGGCCAGGTGCTGCTTGACGGCAAGCCCGTTCCCGGCGCGGAAGTTGAGGTTGAAAGCTACAACAAGGGCAAGGGCCATACCGCCCCCAACGAATATTACGTCACCCAGGTAGTCAAGGCCGACCAGAACGGCGTGTTCACCTACGGCGTGCCCTGGGCTGGCTGGTGGGGCTTTGCCGCCCTGAACACGGCTGAAGAAAAAATGAACTATGAGGGCGAAGCCAAATCCGTTGAGCTTGGCGCTGTTATCTGGGTCAACTTTGCGGCTCCCCGCATAAAATAGGGGATGGTCGCGCAGTGCGGCAAAAGTGCGCGCCTTCCTGGGCAGCGGCCTTTTGAAAAACAGACTCCGGCCCCATACCGTACGCCACGGCATGGGGCCGGGCTGTGAAAACATGCTGCGAAAGCTTACTCTGAAAAATCCCGGAACGCGCCCCAATGGCCGACGCTCCAGAGAAGGATGATCCATGCATATTGCCGAAGGTGTTCTGTCCCCACCCATTCTGGCCGCAGGCTACGCCCTGACGGCCGTGGGCACGGCCCTTGGTCTGCGCCGCCTGGACTATGACAAGCTCATGACCGTGGCCATTCTGGCCGCGACCTTTTTTGTGGGTTCGCTCATACACGTCCCCATCGGCCCTTCCAGCGCGCACCTTATTCTCAACGGTCTTCTGGGCGTACTGCTGGGGTGGGCTGTCTTTCCCGCCATTCTGGCCGCACTCGCCTTGCAGGCGCTGCTCTTTCAGTACGGCGGCCTTGTTGTTCTGGGCGTCAATACGTTCACCATGGGCTTTTCCGGGCTCGTGGCCTGGTATGTTTTCCGCAGCCTTGTCCGCCTCTGGCCCGGCATGAAGGGTTTACGGGCCGCCGCCTTTTGCGGGGGCGCCGTCGGCGTGCTGGGCGCGGGGCTGCTCACCGCCCTGGCCCTGGCGTGGAGCAATGAGGGTTTCCTCACCGCCGCCCGGCTCATTTTTCTGGCTCACCTGCCGGTCATGCTGGTCGAAGGGCTCATCACCATGTTTACCGTGGGCTTTATTGCCCGCGTCCGCCCGGAAATGCTGCACGTTTCCAGCGCCGCGTTCCAACCGGGCCAGGCCTGAGCAGCCGGAAAGGAGTTTTCATGTTCCTTGGCAATGCCGCTTCTTTTCGGACAATCCGCACAGGACGGCCTGACTGCCTGCCTGCGCAGCGCTCTTCTGTCCCAGTGCTTGCCCCAGCGCTGCCGTTATCCGCGCCTCTGGCTGCCCTGCTGCTTGCCGCCGCGCTTCTGCTTGCGCTTCAGACTCCCGCCCTTGCGCACCGGGTAAACATCTTCGCCTGGACTGAAGGCCCGCAGGTTGCCGTCAAATGCGGCTTCAGCGGCGGCAACAGCGTCAGGAACGGAGAGGTCACGGTATACGATGCGGCTAACGGCCAGGTTTTGCTCACAGGCCGGACAGACACGGAAGGACTTTTTCGTTTTGATATTCCGCCCAAGGGACGGGAGCACGGCCTGCGCATACGTATCAATGCTGGTGAAGGGCATCAGAACGAATGGCTGCTGGAAGCGGCCGAACTGTCCGCTGCTCCCGCTGCGGCTCCGGCCGCGCCCCGCCATGCCGAAATCACGGCCAATGCGGCGGCGAAAAACACTGGCGGCCCCAGCGCCGGGCCGCCGCCCGCAGGCAAGGGTCTGCCCGCCGCCCCGGAAATTTCAGGTTCCGGCCCTGTGAGCGCCGCAGAAATACAGGCCATTGTGGATACCGCCCTTGAGGCGCAGGAGGCAAGAATCTCCGCCCTGCTGGACTCCCGCCTGTCCCCCGTGAAGCGGCAACTGGCCGAAATGCGCACAGACGAACCGGGCCTGCGCGAAATCGTGGGCGGCATGGGCTGGTTTGTGGGTCTGGCCGGACTGGCCCTTTACTTCCGTTCCCGGCGGCGGTAACTGTCGGCATGTTTGACCAGCCCTTTGTACGCCCTTCGGCCATACAGCGCATTGACCCGCGTGTGCGTATGGCCCTTGCAGCGCTGACCGCGTTGTGCCTTTCGACGCTGCAGGACGTGACCGCCAGTTGCGCGGGACTTGGCCTGGGCCTGATTCTGCTGATCCTGGCCCGTCCGCCCCTGCTGCCGCTGTTGCGTCGCCTGGCGGTGATCAACATGTTTGCGGCCTTTTTGTGGTGTGTTACCCCGCTGACCATGCCCGGACAGGAAGTGGCGCGGTGGGGTTTCATAAGCTTGAGCGCCGAGGGTCTGCATCTGGCCCTGCTCGTCACCATCAAGTCCAATGCCATTGTCTGTGTTTTTCTGGCCCTTGTGGCCACAATGGACACGCCAACGGCGGGGCATGCCCTGGAATGCCTGCGCTGCCCGCGAAAACTGGTGTTTCTTTTTCTGTTTACCGCCCGGCAGGTGCACGACATTGCGCAGCAATGGCAGTGCCTGAGCGTTGCCGCGCGGCTGCGCGGCTTTCGCCCGCGCACCGGTATGCATACCTACCGCACCGTGGCTTCTTTGTTGGGGCTTTTGCTGGTGCGCAGCTACGAACGTTCACAGAGAGTGCGCGAAGCCATGCTGCTGCGGGGATTTTCTGGCCAGTTCCGCTCGGTGGCGGTATTTAAGGCGCGTCCCGTGGACGGCCTTTTTGCCCTCCTGATGCTGCTCTGCCTTGCAGGACTTGTGCTTATGGAGTACCGGGA
This DNA window, taken from Desulfovibrio sp. 86, encodes the following:
- a CDS encoding 4Fe-4S dicluster domain-containing protein, giving the protein MPPKIDVHKCNGCKGREETHCEEACPGNLMALDQGTGKAFLRNPRDCWDCMSCIKACPSGALEIKMPYQLGYFKASLKPIMGSNFIIWKCRDIYGQEQTYRYVNRLDKA
- a CDS encoding Crp/Fnr family transcriptional regulator; translation: MNTFWHLEKEDFFRGIDDVKSIFLENAHRLELPKNETVFLEGDAGDTCFYIESGLVRIFGTAGFGKEMTFSLRMRGEFFGLSEVLNSSPRKAGAQTASPSVLYSIGQQSFETLLRDHYPLARRVITLLGRRLRYMGDMVRRQNDDVANRLASLLISLAYDTLRTTEDWDKPCEIPLNIPQEQMASMVGSTQPTVSATLQRFRMDGLIVGNGRKIVLLNPIEMIYRLDHNLL
- a CDS encoding O-acetylhomoserine aminocarboxypropyltransferase/cysteine synthase family protein, with product MNHEKGLRFETLQVHAGQEKPDAASGSRAVPIYQTTSYVFDDCAHAEARFNLTDPGNIYSRLTNPTQDALEQRVAALEGGVGALATASGAAAVSYALQNLASAGDHIVAAKTLYGGTYNLLAHTLKTWGIETTFVDPAQIDSFEQAITPKTRALFVESMGNPHSNIVDMEALAALAHRHGIPLVVDNTFATPWLMRPIEYGADIVVHSATKFMGGHGAALGGVIVDSGRFDWAASGKFSHLSEPDPSYHGLSFTKAVGAAAYIVRARAILLRDLGATMAPLHAFLILQGLETLSLRVERHVQNALTVVRHLDNHPKVQTVNHPSLPHSPSHALYERYFPNGGGSIFTIEVKGGAAEARAFIDKLRIFSLLANVADAKSLVIHPASTTHSQMTEEELAVTGIWPNTVRLSIGIEHIDDILADLDQALASL
- a CDS encoding adenylyl-sulfate reductase subunit alpha; the protein is MARMKTGHTVDFRPASLADIETVEVTADLLIIGGGNAGCFVATEAARLNPQIKTVIVEKADIMRSGACSAGMDAINTYIPEGKTPEDLVRWSRSQVGGGPLREDLALSNAEELNECVDDLERWGLPILRDEDGKIRYRGKWDISIHGEQLKPIMAEKALESGADVYNRVAATSLLMQDGRCVGATGFGVRDGRFYVFRAKATVVSTGGAGTLYKSYTADSTDSGSQIWMCPYCVGSGYAMGFRQGAELTSLEQRWVATRTKDFCGPVDTISVGYGAPIINSHGERVMSRYASLGGDAAPRYIRANAPMEEWLAGRGPCYCDTTHMTPEKTKAMMEDYLNERPSFVLFLASRGQDPSKEPIEIFGSDPYILGGHTGGGYWVDMERMTTLPGLFAAGETAGGNPNKFVGGCCAEGKLAARGALAFMAAVDAPAPDAAQIEREKERVYAPLLTREAEGIRPVEMKERLQRLMDEYAGGSSQFYRTNEQQLDYALRHIKMLQSQFCHLRAQDLHELMQASETMDRVDVAEAVVHHLKARRETRWAGWQTRSDYPERDDANFDCFVESRRDADTGEIVTFTRPYEQLLPGDRYKP
- a CDS encoding SLC13 family permease, giving the protein MQHVFFSSFLGKSPLWYKYTVLAFLVANPVLNIVVGPFLTGWLLLLQFIFILSLALKCYPIPAGGLLALEAIIIGMTTPDAVYKEVATNLPTLLLLIFMVAGIYYLKDVVFVVFTRLFIAIRKKHWLSLAFCIASATLSAFLDALTLMAIIIAVCFNFYAIFRKVAGAFTPTNGKEAPEVEEFCGFLRNIIMHGALGTALGGTMTIVGEPQNLMIGTMMNWSFAEFFMHNAVIAVPVAIVGFTLCPLLEIFRFPGFGYQLPEPIRELIVKDAAKKARQLSDQTRFLHITQCVVGILLILALALHVAEIGLLGLTLIILLSAMTGKTKEHDFSEAFNNAMPFVCLIIIFFGILSVVHDQHLVTPLVEWVFQFQGKPQLLALYLVNGTLSFVSDNVFIASVFITEMDKAHTAGLFSSEWYDKIAVVVNMGTNIPAVATPNGQAAFLFLLTSSLAPLIKLSYMRMVKLAFPYTVTMTATGAICIYFFL
- a CDS encoding competence/damage-inducible protein A, coding for MRAEIISVGTELLLGHTVNTDAAHVAKALSALGLDLLQVHTVGDNGGRLESALREALGRAQIIITTGGLGPTDDDMTKETVAQVTGCPLEEDADSLRRLRDYFGDRPISANQLKQAYLPRGSVAFPNDAGTAPGCAVPAGCGQWVILLPGPPSELLPMLENSVVPFLQNMTDSVIASFMVRTFGIGEGTAALRIADLTEGVNPTAAPYAGDAEMFVRVTAKAASAEAAEALAMPVVNEVRARLGDVVYGVNVTGLEAVVVEGLRLRGQSLATAESCTGGLLAKRITDQPGSSEVFGYGLITYANEAKTRLLGVPEELLERHGAVSPEVARSMAAGVRERYGADYGLGITGVAGPGGGTESKPVGLVYVALSHGQDVWLRELRPHGRYLGREWTRRLASSHALDMLRRHLAGLDVEALWTVAAL